A stretch of Ignavibacteria bacterium DNA encodes these proteins:
- the rnc gene encoding ribonuclease III: protein MKDIVRQLYANLLKFASNRGSANNAMFRDLFPPMGILTDERVAELEKQIGVDIHLASLYEQALTHRSYLQVVNTPDHRSNERLEFLGDAILGMVTAEYLFYNNREVLEGELTKMRSWIVNKKSLAICARALKLDEFLFLSYSATQSLQRGNDSMLADALESIIAAVYLDRGFDEVRRFIVEKLLPIMVRESLVHDTNYKSLLLETVQGRGQAAPRYVVVREQGPDHEKHFTVDVVVEDRVIGSGSGRNKKDAEQSAAEAGLAYLAKRSKPRKTVGGSQEQSTETSA, encoded by the coding sequence GTGAAGGACATCGTCCGTCAGCTTTACGCTAATCTTTTAAAGTTCGCCTCCAATCGCGGGTCGGCGAATAATGCGATGTTTCGCGATCTCTTCCCACCCATGGGCATCCTTACGGATGAACGTGTGGCTGAACTTGAGAAGCAGATCGGCGTGGATATCCATCTGGCCTCGCTCTATGAGCAGGCCCTAACGCATCGTTCCTACCTCCAGGTGGTTAACACCCCGGACCATCGCTCTAATGAGCGACTTGAGTTCTTGGGTGATGCCATCCTCGGCATGGTCACGGCCGAATACCTCTTCTATAACAACAGAGAGGTCTTGGAGGGCGAGCTCACCAAGATGCGGTCATGGATCGTTAACAAGAAGTCTCTTGCAATCTGTGCCCGCGCACTCAAGCTCGACGAATTTCTGTTCCTCAGCTATTCAGCCACGCAGTCTCTGCAGCGTGGGAATGATTCCATGCTGGCCGATGCATTGGAATCCATCATTGCAGCAGTGTATCTCGACCGCGGATTTGATGAGGTCAGACGCTTCATCGTGGAAAAGCTCCTCCCGATCATGGTTCGAGAATCTCTCGTTCACGATACGAACTATAAGAGTCTCCTCCTTGAAACCGTACAAGGTAGGGGGCAGGCAGCTCCCCGCTATGTGGTGGTTCGTGAGCAAGGCCCAGACCACGAGAAACACTTTACAGTAGATGTTGTCGTCGAAGACCGAGTGATCGGCAGTGGTTCCGGACGGAATAAGAAGGATGCCGAACAGTCTGCCGCAGAGGCCGGATTGGCATATCTTGCCAAACGATCCAAGCCAAGGAAGACTGTGGGCGGATCACAGGAACAATCGACTGAAACATCAGCGTGA
- a CDS encoding PD40 domain-containing protein: MNGNIFRSQRVFSIGSTLSISMRPLLLLLSLVILTDSISAQFLAGNLPFGKNKKQYEKFNWRYIQSENFDVYFHGDAEYIAKYTALKAEDALKQIQEELSFSITKRIVLIIYSSHNQFQQTNVIDEFMSEGIGGVTELFKNRVVLPFEGDYAKFRHVIHHELVHAVINDMFYGGSIQALMSSSGAAMLPLWMNEGFAEYSSANGLDVKTDMFMRDVAVSEYLRGISQLNGYFAYRGGQAFWSYIAGKYGKGKVGEVLNRFRTIGDVDRTFRAAFGMTYEEMSEQWAKDEKKYYFPDVNRYEYVEDFSSRLTNHQKDGNFYNTSPAISPDGEQVAFISDRGDQTFGLWVMDLVSKNARRLAGSARSTDFEELNFLTPGVSWNPQGTKLAVGAKAAGQDGIYLIDVATGDYEILMLGFQTIGGVAWSPDGKYLAFDADTGGKQSDIFLYDLEAKSLSQLTNDVFTDMTPTWTPDSKTVYFISDRMKYTSGFETTQNFEMWDHDVDARDIYRISLEDRTIERITKDPDVGKYSIEITPDGTQMLFVADYNGISNLWKMDLATGRKVAITNSLQEVSQISLSQDGTKLLFASQNRVGYDLFLLKFPLDLKEHDTLPLTRFRQMELEEKNALTGVMDRISQLKDTTTTSYGMFDVDLSQQRSVQPNDDVIQVPGDERSGSDSTMKTDFTPKDYKVTFSPDVVTGNAGYSNWFGANGQIELLFTDMMGDHEIYFRANLYLDLTNSSFLLSYGYLPDVVDYHVSVFQNAGFTYIQPEGSPYTYLYRLRNYGGLVWASYPFSRYTRFDVGMQIMSMSRENVDFPQEPSLTRFVTVPTISYVLDDALWGFWAPVKGTRLNITLEGSPGWSDNGLSFATARIDARHYLHLGESYTIAVRGSGGYSLGRDPQKFFIGGIDNWFNRFFSDNGWPFVNPEDFAFTRPGWPLRGWALNERNGTRYFVTNIEFRFPFLFAFQAGPIPSLFQGLQGQVFFDAGGAWDSNGMAWMPSGRQAPNPVLSSFGFGIRSLALGLPLRFDVAWRNEPYGGTSQPIYLFSLGGDF, encoded by the coding sequence GTGAACGGTAACATATTCCGGTCGCAGCGGGTCTTCAGCATCGGATCTACACTTTCGATCTCCATGCGCCCCTTACTCCTTCTTCTATCGCTGGTCATCCTTACGGACAGTATCTCCGCTCAATTCTTGGCGGGGAATCTCCCTTTTGGAAAGAACAAGAAGCAGTATGAGAAATTCAACTGGCGATACATTCAGTCAGAGAATTTTGATGTCTACTTCCACGGCGATGCGGAGTATATCGCCAAATACACGGCACTGAAGGCCGAAGACGCACTCAAGCAGATCCAGGAAGAACTCTCGTTCTCCATCACAAAACGCATCGTCCTGATCATCTATAGCTCTCACAATCAGTTCCAACAGACGAACGTGATCGATGAGTTTATGTCGGAAGGTATCGGCGGTGTGACCGAACTCTTCAAGAACCGTGTGGTCCTACCGTTTGAAGGTGATTACGCCAAGTTCCGTCACGTGATCCATCACGAGTTGGTCCATGCCGTGATCAATGACATGTTCTACGGCGGTTCCATTCAAGCGTTGATGAGCAGCAGTGGTGCCGCAATGCTTCCGTTGTGGATGAATGAAGGCTTCGCCGAATATTCAAGTGCTAACGGTCTTGATGTGAAGACCGATATGTTCATGCGCGATGTGGCAGTGAGTGAATACCTCCGTGGTATCAGTCAGCTCAACGGCTACTTCGCCTACCGTGGCGGTCAAGCATTCTGGTCCTATATCGCCGGCAAATATGGAAAAGGGAAGGTGGGCGAAGTCCTCAACCGGTTCCGCACCATTGGCGACGTCGATAGAACGTTCCGCGCTGCATTCGGCATGACCTATGAAGAAATGTCCGAGCAGTGGGCCAAGGATGAGAAGAAGTATTATTTCCCGGATGTGAATCGCTACGAATACGTCGAAGACTTTTCGAGCAGGCTCACGAACCACCAGAAGGACGGGAATTTCTATAATACCTCACCGGCCATTTCTCCCGACGGAGAACAAGTAGCATTTATCTCTGACCGCGGGGATCAAACGTTTGGTCTTTGGGTTATGGATCTTGTTTCCAAGAACGCTCGACGTCTGGCCGGCAGCGCACGTTCCACAGACTTCGAAGAACTGAACTTCCTCACTCCCGGTGTGTCGTGGAATCCGCAAGGAACCAAACTTGCTGTTGGAGCTAAGGCTGCAGGACAAGATGGCATCTACCTTATCGATGTTGCCACAGGTGACTATGAGATCCTGATGCTCGGCTTTCAAACGATAGGGGGCGTGGCATGGTCACCCGATGGAAAGTACCTTGCCTTTGATGCCGATACGGGCGGGAAACAATCCGATATCTTCCTGTATGACCTTGAGGCGAAGTCGCTGAGCCAACTCACAAACGATGTCTTCACGGACATGACGCCTACGTGGACGCCGGACAGCAAGACCGTGTACTTTATCTCCGACCGAATGAAATACACATCGGGCTTCGAGACCACACAGAACTTTGAGATGTGGGATCACGATGTAGATGCGCGCGATATCTATCGCATCTCGCTTGAAGACCGAACGATCGAACGTATCACCAAGGATCCAGATGTAGGGAAGTATTCCATCGAGATAACGCCGGACGGAACGCAGATGCTCTTCGTTGCCGACTACAATGGGATCAGCAATCTTTGGAAGATGGATCTTGCGACCGGCAGAAAAGTGGCGATCACGAACTCGCTTCAAGAAGTTTCGCAGATATCGCTGTCGCAGGATGGCACAAAGCTTCTCTTTGCTTCGCAGAACCGTGTGGGATATGACCTGTTCCTATTGAAGTTCCCCTTGGATCTTAAGGAACATGATACCTTGCCTCTAACAAGGTTCCGTCAGATGGAGCTTGAAGAAAAGAATGCTCTCACCGGAGTGATGGACCGGATCTCGCAGCTGAAGGACACAACCACAACCAGTTATGGAATGTTCGATGTGGATCTCTCTCAGCAGCGGTCAGTTCAACCGAATGATGACGTGATCCAAGTTCCCGGAGACGAGCGCAGTGGGTCAGATAGCACCATGAAGACTGACTTCACTCCGAAGGATTACAAAGTCACATTCTCGCCAGACGTGGTGACAGGTAATGCCGGCTATAGCAACTGGTTCGGTGCCAATGGTCAGATAGAACTCCTCTTCACGGACATGATGGGTGATCACGAGATCTACTTCCGTGCGAATCTTTACCTCGATCTCACAAACAGTAGCTTCCTCCTATCATATGGGTACCTGCCGGATGTAGTGGACTATCATGTCTCCGTGTTTCAGAATGCAGGTTTCACCTACATTCAGCCCGAAGGCTCGCCCTACACATATTTGTATCGACTGAGGAACTATGGCGGATTGGTGTGGGCATCATACCCATTCTCGCGCTATACACGTTTCGATGTCGGGATGCAGATCATGTCGATGTCACGCGAGAACGTCGACTTTCCACAAGAGCCATCTCTCACCCGCTTCGTAACGGTACCAACCATTTCCTATGTGCTTGATGATGCTCTATGGGGCTTCTGGGCACCGGTAAAGGGTACTCGACTCAACATCACGCTCGAAGGTTCGCCGGGATGGTCAGACAATGGACTCTCGTTTGCAACTGCACGTATCGACGCACGGCACTACCTCCACCTCGGTGAATCGTACACGATCGCGGTGCGTGGCAGTGGTGGCTACAGCCTTGGCCGAGATCCGCAGAAGTTCTTCATTGGCGGTATCGATAACTGGTTCAACAGATTCTTTAGCGACAACGGTTGGCCGTTTGTCAATCCCGAAGACTTTGCATTCACTCGTCCGGGTTGGCCTCTACGCGGTTGGGCACTCAATGAGCGAAACGGCACGCGCTACTTTGTGACGAACATCGAATTCCGTTTCCCGTTCTTGTTCGCATTCCAGGCCGGACCTATTCCATCGCTCTTCCAAGGCCTCCAAGGTCAAGTCTTCTTTGATGCAGGGGGCGCGTGGGACTCCAATGGAATGGCGTGGATGCCGAGCGGACGTCAGGCTCCGAATCCGGTGCTCTCGAGTTTTGGCTTCGGTATTCGTTCGCTTGCACTAGGGCTGCCACTGCGGTTTGATGTAGCATGGCGTAATGAGCCATACGGCGGGACGTCACAGCCGATCTACCTCTTCTCACTCGGCGGCGATTTTTGA
- a CDS encoding YigZ family protein, with the protein MTFPPYDSVRGEAKVEITIKRSVFCAYIAPCTTKDQAIEFLERIRAQHWDAVHHCYAWRIGPHGMEYRMSDDGEPSGTAGKPILFALQRANLSDVIIVVARYFGGVKLGVGPLARAYADSAQGVIAASELWTIRPMAHLTVHCMYDDVSTITHVLEEVDARFTPTYSDSITFDVDVPLVNLERLKAEITTRTNARAGYSKIAAE; encoded by the coding sequence ATGACCTTTCCACCCTACGATAGTGTTCGCGGTGAAGCGAAGGTCGAAATTACCATCAAACGATCGGTCTTCTGCGCATACATAGCGCCGTGCACGACGAAAGACCAAGCAATTGAGTTTCTCGAGCGTATCAGAGCGCAGCATTGGGATGCTGTGCATCACTGTTATGCGTGGCGGATCGGCCCGCATGGCATGGAGTATCGGATGTCTGATGACGGCGAACCCTCAGGCACGGCCGGCAAGCCGATTCTGTTCGCATTACAACGCGCAAATCTCAGCGATGTGATCATTGTGGTTGCACGCTATTTCGGAGGCGTAAAGCTGGGCGTAGGCCCCTTGGCTCGCGCCTATGCTGATTCTGCCCAAGGTGTGATCGCTGCGAGCGAGCTGTGGACCATTCGTCCGATGGCACATTTGACCGTACATTGTATGTACGATGATGTATCTACGATAACACATGTGCTCGAAGAGGTTGACGCGCGGTTCACGCCTACGTACTCAGACTCGATCACATTTGATGTAGACGTGCCACTCGTCAATCTTGAACGCCTTAAGGCAGAGATCACGACGCGCACAAATGCACGGGCTGGCTATTCAAAAATCGCCGCCGAGTGA
- the bshA gene encoding N-acetyl-alpha-D-glucosaminyl L-malate synthase BshA, giving the protein MRIGMVCYPTYGGSGVLATELGQELARRGHSVHFITYAQPMRLDRFQENIYYHEVETPSYPLLEFNQYTLALAGKILDVARYEHLDVVHVHYAIPHAISAYLAKEIARTTTPFKLVTTLHGTDITLVGLEPTFHPIVKFSLEKSDIITAVSGFLQEKTRQSFGEDLPIKVIPNFVDTEVYKRVECQTVERRLRTEGEFILMHVSNFRPVKRVHDCIRILAEVRKKLPARLVFVGDGPERSDAERLCRELNVEEYVTFLGKQSALPEILSAADIFLLPSQQESFGLSALEAMSCSVPVVATSIGGIPEVVRHDETGFIAELGDVNRMARYCVDLLSNPKKLAIFRENSRKRAVEKFDISLIVPMYERVYEEAVALETSV; this is encoded by the coding sequence ATGCGAATAGGAATGGTGTGTTACCCAACGTACGGCGGTAGCGGTGTTTTAGCAACGGAACTTGGGCAAGAACTAGCACGGCGCGGACATAGTGTGCATTTCATCACCTATGCCCAACCGATGCGACTCGATCGCTTTCAGGAGAACATCTACTACCATGAGGTTGAGACGCCGTCGTATCCGCTTCTCGAGTTCAATCAGTATACACTTGCACTTGCCGGAAAGATCCTCGACGTAGCAAGATACGAACACCTCGACGTGGTGCACGTGCATTATGCGATCCCTCATGCGATCAGCGCCTATCTGGCGAAGGAGATCGCACGAACCACAACACCGTTCAAGCTTGTTACCACGCTGCACGGCACGGATATCACGCTGGTTGGACTTGAACCCACGTTTCATCCGATCGTGAAGTTCTCGCTTGAGAAGAGCGACATAATCACGGCAGTCTCAGGCTTCTTGCAAGAGAAGACGCGACAGAGTTTCGGTGAAGATCTCCCGATCAAGGTGATCCCGAATTTTGTGGATACGGAGGTCTATAAGCGAGTTGAATGTCAAACCGTTGAAAGACGTCTGCGCACAGAAGGGGAATTCATCCTCATGCACGTCTCCAATTTCCGTCCCGTCAAGCGTGTGCACGACTGCATTCGGATTCTCGCCGAAGTACGCAAGAAACTTCCGGCACGCCTCGTTTTTGTGGGTGACGGTCCTGAGCGCAGTGATGCAGAACGTCTATGCCGTGAGCTGAATGTAGAAGAGTACGTTACCTTTTTGGGCAAACAATCTGCCTTGCCAGAGATCCTCTCCGCAGCAGACATCTTCTTACTGCCATCACAACAAGAGAGCTTTGGCCTTTCGGCTCTTGAAGCGATGAGTTGCTCTGTTCCGGTAGTGGCCACGAGTATCGGTGGCATACCTGAGGTGGTTCGTCACGACGAGACCGGCTTCATCGCTGAACTCGGAGATGTGAACCGAATGGCACGGTATTGTGTGGACCTCTTATCGAACCCGAAAAAGCTCGCGATCTTCCGCGAGAACTCGCGCAAGCGTGCGGTTGAAAAGTTTGATATCTCGTTGATCGTTCCGATGTACGAGCGAGTCTACGAAGAAGCTGTAGCGCTAGAGACGAGCGTGTAA
- a CDS encoding MBL fold metallo-hydrolase produces MVEQPVSTPLALTNDGTLEIVFLGTGTAFARRLFQTNLLIIKGEEHVLVDFGMTGPQALQALGLTGMDIRTILPTHSHSDHIGGLEYLTLVNRYMAVPSGKEKLNMIITDVYRPILWDLSLRGGLEYNEQNAEGRRLSYDDLYTTHVPQQIASEPRSIFSIDMNGIKLELFHTNHIPGEADSPKDAFVTYGLLIDDRVFFSGDTKFDRDLIDMYADRSEIMFHDASMTPNQVHAWVEDLRGIPEEIRRKMYLVHYQDEMTDDDAADFKGLAKQGIRYLFP; encoded by the coding sequence ATGGTCGAACAGCCAGTTTCCACACCGTTAGCACTCACGAACGACGGAACTCTAGAGATAGTCTTCTTGGGTACGGGAACGGCATTCGCCCGTCGTCTCTTTCAGACCAACCTCCTTATCATCAAGGGTGAGGAGCATGTTCTGGTGGATTTCGGGATGACCGGTCCCCAAGCCCTTCAGGCCCTTGGGCTTACTGGAATGGACATCAGAACGATCCTGCCCACACATTCGCATTCAGATCACATCGGTGGCCTCGAGTACCTTACTCTTGTTAACAGGTACATGGCGGTTCCGTCGGGCAAAGAAAAACTCAACATGATCATTACGGATGTGTATCGTCCGATCCTTTGGGACCTCTCTTTGCGTGGAGGGCTGGAGTACAATGAGCAGAATGCCGAAGGGCGCCGTCTCTCGTACGACGACCTTTATACGACACACGTACCGCAGCAGATTGCCTCTGAACCTCGCTCGATCTTTTCGATCGATATGAATGGTATCAAGCTGGAGCTCTTCCATACGAACCACATTCCGGGTGAAGCTGACAGTCCGAAGGATGCCTTTGTGACGTATGGCCTGCTCATTGATGACCGAGTCTTTTTCTCTGGTGATACGAAGTTCGACCGTGACCTCATCGATATGTATGCAGATCGATCAGAGATCATGTTCCATGATGCCAGCATGACGCCGAACCAGGTACATGCTTGGGTGGAAGATCTTCGTGGCATTCCGGAAGAGATCCGTCGCAAGATGTATCTCGTCCACTACCAAGACGAGATGACCGATGATGACGCCGCAGATTTCAAGGGGCTGGCCAAACAAGGTATTCGGTACCTGTTCCCCTGA
- a CDS encoding cyclic nucleotide-binding domain-containing protein yields the protein MQKRSSTMFVGTTAARKASMEKIFGIDTFEILLHLSYLLLIAGSLVRTILPLRIMIICSTIAGFISGYLSGYGSMVLWEAGFFVVNVVQVIIIIRERRSAKLSEEEHTLHKHKFSALSTVDFYRLVKRGTWVSAPSGEHLTTQGSPVVRILIVSKGAAQVEIDGTVVAFCRNGDFVGEMAFVSGNPASATVTTVTETRYLMWRSEELKGLLEKHPDIKNALQTVFSKNLIEKLSRDVRASESEKIGA from the coding sequence GTGCAGAAGCGCTCTTCAACGATGTTTGTTGGAACAACTGCTGCGCGAAAGGCCTCCATGGAGAAGATTTTCGGGATCGATACCTTCGAGATCCTCCTACATCTGTCGTATCTCTTGCTGATCGCAGGTTCTCTCGTTCGCACGATCCTTCCGCTGCGGATCATGATCATTTGTTCGACCATTGCCGGATTCATCTCTGGATATCTATCGGGCTATGGCTCAATGGTGTTGTGGGAGGCCGGTTTCTTTGTGGTGAACGTGGTGCAAGTGATCATCATCATTAGGGAACGTCGCTCAGCCAAGCTTTCCGAAGAAGAGCACACCCTTCACAAACACAAATTCTCCGCCCTGTCGACGGTCGATTTCTATCGGCTGGTCAAACGTGGGACGTGGGTCTCGGCACCATCCGGTGAGCATCTCACAACGCAGGGTTCACCTGTAGTACGGATCTTGATCGTAAGTAAAGGGGCTGCCCAGGTAGAGATCGACGGAACTGTGGTTGCTTTCTGCCGGAATGGTGATTTTGTTGGGGAAATGGCATTCGTTTCGGGAAATCCTGCCAGTGCAACTGTAACAACAGTGACGGAGACTCGTTATCTTATGTGGCGATCAGAAGAATTGAAGGGGCTACTAGAGAAACATCCTGACATCAAAAACGCTCTTCAGACTGTTTTTTCTAAGAATTTGATCGAGAAGCTCTCTCGCGATGTGAGGGCATCTGAGTCTGAGAAGATAGGTGCTTAG
- a CDS encoding dipeptidase, protein MTVADYLLEHQARAEAQLMEFLRIPSVSTDPAHSGDVERCAQWLAQHLRSIGMPHVEIFPTKGHPIVYAEYVEAGPNAPTVLFYGHYDVQPVDPIDLWTNPPFEPTVRDGKVYARGATDDKGQVFLHIKALEAMLAVNGKLPVNVKLLIEGEEEIGSPNLAPFVKEKKKMLKCNAVLVSDTPMFAPGMPSLVYGLRGLAYLQIDVQGPNRDLHSGSYGGAVANPLNALAQIIAQLKSPDGTILVPGFFDDVLEISHDEHISLMDLDYDEDRLLADVGATRLVGEKDYTTPEQLWARPTLDVNGLLGGFTGEGAKTVLPARAMAKVSMRLVPYQKHHDIAQKVMDYIRQITPPGVTVHVQDLHGADPVLVPRDSPAMHAAVAALEETFGTRCRFTREGGSIPVVLLFDTILKAPTVLMGFGLNNENAHSPDEHFDLGNFHIGMRAAARYYELMAATPAK, encoded by the coding sequence ATGACCGTAGCAGACTACCTCCTTGAACATCAGGCCCGTGCAGAAGCGCAACTGATGGAGTTTCTTCGTATTCCAAGTGTTAGCACAGATCCGGCGCATTCAGGCGATGTGGAGCGTTGCGCCCAGTGGTTGGCCCAGCACCTGCGTTCGATCGGAATGCCACATGTAGAGATATTCCCTACAAAGGGGCATCCGATCGTCTATGCAGAATATGTCGAGGCCGGACCGAATGCACCCACGGTGTTGTTCTATGGCCATTATGATGTGCAACCGGTTGACCCTATCGACCTCTGGACCAACCCGCCGTTCGAACCAACGGTCCGCGACGGAAAAGTCTATGCCCGCGGTGCCACAGATGATAAGGGGCAGGTGTTCCTCCACATCAAGGCACTCGAAGCAATGCTGGCCGTGAATGGCAAGCTTCCTGTGAACGTAAAGTTGCTTATCGAAGGTGAAGAAGAGATCGGAAGTCCGAACCTCGCGCCGTTCGTAAAAGAAAAGAAGAAGATGCTGAAGTGTAATGCCGTGCTCGTATCCGATACGCCAATGTTCGCTCCGGGTATGCCGTCGTTGGTCTATGGTCTGCGCGGACTGGCATACCTGCAGATCGATGTCCAAGGTCCGAATCGCGACCTGCACTCCGGCTCGTATGGTGGCGCAGTGGCCAACCCGCTGAATGCCCTGGCGCAGATCATTGCGCAGCTGAAGAGTCCGGACGGAACGATCTTGGTTCCGGGCTTCTTTGATGACGTGTTGGAGATCTCTCACGACGAACACATCTCGCTGATGGACCTTGACTATGATGAAGACCGGCTCCTTGCCGATGTGGGCGCCACGAGGTTGGTCGGGGAGAAGGACTATACCACTCCGGAACAACTCTGGGCGCGACCTACACTTGACGTGAACGGACTCCTTGGTGGCTTTACCGGAGAGGGTGCTAAGACGGTGCTGCCTGCCCGCGCAATGGCAAAGGTGAGTATGCGACTCGTTCCATATCAGAAACATCACGACATCGCACAGAAGGTGATGGACTACATTCGTCAGATCACACCGCCGGGTGTAACCGTGCACGTGCAAGACCTGCATGGAGCAGACCCTGTTCTCGTTCCTCGGGATTCGCCGGCGATGCATGCTGCCGTTGCGGCATTGGAAGAGACCTTTGGAACGCGATGTAGATTCACTCGCGAAGGTGGATCGATCCCCGTAGTGCTACTCTTCGATACCATCCTTAAGGCACCAACAGTGTTGATGGGCTTTGGTTTGAATAACGAGAATGCCCACTCGCCTGATGAACATTTCGATCTTGGCAACTTCCACATCGGTATGAGAGCCGCTGCCCGTTACTACGAGTTGATGGCAGCAACTCCTGCCAAATGA
- a CDS encoding DMT family transporter, with product MKRHNAELLLLAITILWGGTFAVVKTAMVDVSPSMFVLLRFVLATVVAVAVWPRSLASIDKDTMGKGLALGVLYGVGFLLQTIGLTMTSASASAFITGTMVVFVPLVHRVVDGARIKPNHVFSIIMVLVGLWLFTSPESQGVNLGDVLTLFSAILWAVYLTYIDVWTTEIRHDTQKQNALVILQFVATVILAGVGVGVDSSQGTSLNVTFDRDLILGLLYCGIFASVIPTFVQTRYQQYTHPVRAGVIFAIEPLAASFIAWMAINEQFSVRQLIGGGVLLAAIVLPDIIASRREQ from the coding sequence ATGAAGCGTCATAACGCTGAGCTTCTCCTCCTTGCCATAACCATCCTGTGGGGAGGCACCTTCGCCGTTGTGAAGACGGCCATGGTGGACGTGAGTCCAAGCATGTTTGTTCTTCTGCGATTCGTCCTTGCCACCGTGGTGGCAGTCGCCGTGTGGCCTCGTTCATTGGCATCGATCGACAAAGACACGATGGGGAAGGGGCTTGCACTCGGCGTTCTGTATGGTGTTGGGTTCCTACTACAGACCATCGGTCTGACGATGACCTCTGCGTCGGCTTCGGCCTTCATCACGGGAACGATGGTGGTCTTTGTTCCACTCGTCCATCGCGTAGTTGATGGCGCACGCATCAAACCGAACCATGTCTTCTCTATCATCATGGTGCTGGTTGGACTCTGGTTATTCACCTCTCCCGAATCTCAGGGTGTGAATCTTGGCGATGTGCTTACGTTGTTCAGTGCCATTCTCTGGGCAGTCTACCTCACCTACATCGATGTGTGGACAACGGAGATCCGTCACGATACACAGAAGCAAAATGCACTCGTGATCCTGCAGTTCGTCGCAACGGTGATCTTGGCAGGAGTAGGCGTAGGAGTTGACAGTTCGCAAGGCACATCCTTGAATGTGACGTTTGACCGGGATCTCATTCTTGGACTGCTCTATTGCGGGATTTTTGCTTCTGTGATCCCAACCTTTGTTCAAACGCGATATCAGCAGTACACACATCCGGTTCGCGCAGGAGTGATTTTTGCCATTGAGCCCCTTGCCGCATCATTCATTGCGTGGATGGCCATCAATGAACAATTCTCTGTCAGGCAGCTCATTGGCGGTGGTGTATTGTTGGCAGCCATCGTCCTGCCGGACATCATTGCATCACGGAGAGAACAGTGA
- a CDS encoding 5-formyltetrahydrofolate cyclo-ligase, which translates to MTKSELRSDILERRSGINPDDRSLWDQIIFERAHKVRAFQIAERVHIFRNIGSEIETMPFIEYAWGIGKEVYVPVVPPGKGVMHHCRITWRTSWREGAFGIPEPVIESEEDVITNDAFFDANAAIIVPLVAFDRQCHRIGYGKGYYDKFLRTATAPSIGIAYEMQRVHSIIPESHDVALTCVATQERWYVPSA; encoded by the coding sequence GTGACCAAGAGCGAGTTACGATCGGACATTCTGGAGCGGAGATCTGGCATAAACCCAGACGATCGGTCTCTATGGGATCAGATCATCTTTGAGCGTGCACACAAGGTCCGCGCCTTTCAGATCGCCGAACGCGTTCACATCTTTCGCAACATTGGCAGTGAGATCGAGACGATGCCGTTCATCGAGTATGCGTGGGGTATCGGTAAGGAGGTCTATGTGCCTGTTGTTCCTCCCGGAAAGGGCGTGATGCATCATTGTCGCATCACCTGGCGCACATCGTGGAGAGAAGGGGCTTTTGGGATCCCGGAGCCCGTGATCGAGTCGGAGGAAGATGTCATTACGAATGATGCGTTCTTTGATGCAAATGCTGCGATCATCGTTCCACTCGTTGCCTTCGACAGACAATGTCATCGCATCGGATATGGCAAAGGGTACTACGACAAGTTCCTACGCACTGCAACAGCTCCATCGATCGGAATCGCCTACGAGATGCAGCGTGTTCACAGTATCATCCCAGAGTCACACGATGTTGCACTCACCTGCGTCGCAACTCAAGAACGTTGGTATGTTCCATCGGCCTGA
- a CDS encoding biotin/lipoyl-binding protein: MNTYVVNTEIDGKDRSVELTEDGSAVSGDTNVYLAPTDVPNIWHWIDGSMRVPVHIVSDGMSGVTVTIRGYSYSTSVLNGHHHNLLDILKASPAQKQRVTRIPAPMPGLLKAIHTTEGAQVRKGETLFTLEAMKMENAIKTPISGTVRQLTTNAGSAFEKGTLLCVIEPLA; the protein is encoded by the coding sequence ATGAATACCTATGTCGTAAACACAGAGATCGACGGAAAAGACCGCAGCGTTGAGCTGACCGAGGACGGCAGTGCTGTTAGCGGTGATACCAACGTCTATCTTGCTCCAACAGATGTCCCAAACATCTGGCACTGGATCGATGGATCGATGCGTGTGCCCGTTCATATCGTCAGCGATGGCATGTCCGGTGTGACCGTTACCATCCGTGGATATTCCTACTCTACGTCGGTCCTTAACGGTCACCACCATAACCTCCTCGACATCCTCAAGGCCTCTCCCGCTCAAAAGCAGCGTGTAACGCGTATCCCGGCCCCAATGCCCGGTCTGCTCAAAGCAATCCATACGACTGAAGGGGCTCAAGTGCGCAAGGGAGAGACTCTCTTTACCCTCGAAGCCATGAAGATGGAGAACGCCATCAAGACTCCCATCAGCGGCACCGTACGCCAACTCACAACAAACGCCGGTTCCGCCTTTGAAAAGGGAACCCTGTTGTGTGTGATCGAGCCTTTGGCTTAA